The following coding sequences lie in one Anguilla rostrata isolate EN2019 chromosome 8, ASM1855537v3, whole genome shotgun sequence genomic window:
- the LOC135260405 gene encoding IgGFc-binding protein-like codes for MGMKGLMSCVALLLLWVDCSMVNCAPNEDCQMKGDAPSCVKKPPAPKMGTCLAMGDPHYRTFDGRYFNFMGNCTYTMAKSCHTDKDQPAFEVEAQNTRRGKSPVTSISKVIVEVYGYVISIVRGNVGLVRVNYEGWGLPISLDNGKVVISQSGMSMLLETDFGLTVQYDWDQYMVVTVPGSYAGKVCGLCGNFNGKQDDDLATPTGSQANDVVALGKSWRVHGVAGDDGNSCQDECMGKCANCKGNFFENMEAKLFCSIISTLMAGPFRSCHTIVDPKMFHDMCMYDFCMGEGAKEYLCDSLQVYTDACQRAGIKVYDWRNLAGCPKPKCPENSHYENCGNACPASCENPKAPSKCKLSCVETCVCNPGYLLSGNQCVLPNQCGCMYEGRYAQPGKPFWGDDSCTKSCQCNPTSGRAECHRTHCPFGKQCAVVDGIRDCYPTPYAICRATSDSHFLTFDGQQYTFPGTCVYQLAGVCSKKAGLEPFNVLVQSDVPDNKAGSVPKLVEVNVYGYSIVISKRYNKNTVKINKEIVTLPVNLPDKKVLVYKSGLYAVIETSFGLRVSFDWAGVVIVNVSIAYEGAVCGLCGNYNHEAKDDMKMKDGKEAASTKALGQSWRVAEIPGCVDGCRGNCPDCDFTQLKQYESLCHPLLDPKGPFKNCHPLVDPKSFYQDCLYDLCLENSKGRLCHILTIYNDLCQDKGAKIEAWRNPSFCKDCSMMKCAQNEDCQMKGDAPTCVKKPPALKMGTCLAMGDPHYRTFDGRYFNFMGNCTYTMAKSCHTDKDQPAFEVEAQNTRRGKSPVTSISKVIVKVYGYVISIVRGNVGLVRVNYEGWGLPISLDKGKVVISQSGMSMLLETDFGLTVQYDWDQYMVVTVPGSYAGKVCGLCGNFNGKQDDDLATPTGSQANDVVALGKSWRVHGVAGDDGNSCQDECTGKCANCKGNFFENMEAKLFCSIISTLMAGPFRSCHTIVDPKMFHDMCMYDFCMGEGAKEYLCDSLQVYTDACQRAGIKVYDWRNLAGCPKPKCPENSHYENCGNACPASCENPKAPSKCKLSCVETCVCNPGYLLSGNQCVLPNQCGCMYEGRYAQPGKPFWGDNSCTKSCQCNPTGGMAECHTTSCPSGTQCTVVDGIRDCHPIPYATCLATSDSHFLTFDGQRYNFTGTCVYQLAGVCSKKAGLEPFDVLVQNNVRDSRAGSIPKLVEVNVYGYSIVISKRYNKNTVMINEEIVNLPVSLFDNKVLVYKSGRYAVIETSFGLRVSFDWAGVVIVNVPSAYEGAMCGLCGNYNHEAKDDMKMKDGKEAASTKALGQSWRVAEIPGCVDGCKGTCPSCDFTQLKQYESLCYPLLDPKGPFKNCHPLADPNDFYQDCLYDLCVDSSNGRQCPILAAYTALCQNMGAKIEVWRTSSFCSYPCVTHSRYEVCTSSCQVNCATMDPPTVCKSQCREGCLCDEGYVLSGEDCVPLRECGCKHDGRYYKLNEAFYTPHCEQECTCTKDGKVDCKKNTCGAHKQCHKKNGAWGCQPVGYCSIYGDPHYQTFDNNSYTFQGTCTYTVAQFRNPDKTGLPPFSVVVENERWYGMADTGSADESTKLSVAKLVAVEVYGFTIILRRNQVGMIMVNGIMYNLPLSLDDGAVVAYQNGMHDVIKTNFGLEVTYDLVYKVSVTVPDDYRGKTSGLCGNFNGKRDDDFLLPNGTLAKSVQVFGAAWKVAVPGVICDDGCNGDFCPKCDEKKKATFERDCALIKKDSGPFAACYGVLDPNSYFRDCVYDVCMSGGDRHALCGSIEAYVSDCQNMGVSVQNWRSPNFCPLSCPANSHYKICAETCATPCPGLPKISSCHSTCAEGCACDDGYSFNGTSCVEKDRCGCFSEGRTYKRGESVISKDCRKKCTCAADGQVQCSAMSCASGEKCLAKDGVLGCYPTQCMLQAGGVFTEFSGMGGILTSVGVYELVSVCPQGTEAEWFRVVVDVRTCEQSSLPAIVAVYVFFEDLFVLVNKNHETWVNGKKVTLPKMLQNEISVKVSDKVVVVERRSGLHLTYNVKQEVSVSVGAHLTDKLCGACGEFTGDTNLFSIFGKPSIQSYMDKWRALDFPSCGLATASTNIL; via the exons ATGGGGATGAAAGGGTTAATGTCTTGTGTGGCCCTTCTGCTGCTCTGGG tcGACTGCAGCATGGTGAACTGTGCACCGAATGAGGATTGCCAAATGAAGGGTGATGCTCCCTCCTGCGTCAAAAAACCACCTGCCCCCAAGATGGGCACCTGCTTGGCCATGGGGGACCCCCACTACCGCACATTCGACGGTCGCTACTTCAACTTCATGGGAAACTGCACCTACACCATGGCCAAGAGTTGCCACACGGACAAGGACCAACCCGCCTTTGAAGTGGAAGCTCAGAACACCCGCCGCGGCAAATCGCCTGTCACCTCCATCAGCAAGGTCATAGTCGAAGTCTACGGCTACGTAATCAGCATTGTCCGTGGCAATGTTGGACTGGTCAGG GTTAACTACGAGGGCTGGGGCCTCCCCATCAGTTTGGATAATGGCAAAGTGGTAATATCCCAGAGTGGGATGTCCATGTTGCTGGAGACGGACTTCGGCCTGACGGTGCAGTATGACTGGGATCAGTACATGGTGGTGACCGTCCCCGGCAGCTACGCGGGAAAGGTGTGCGGCCTCTGCGGCAACTTCAACGGCAAGCAGGACGACGACCTGGCCACTCCCACCGGCTCCCAGGCTAACGATGTGGTGGCGCTGGGCAAGAGCTGGCGAGTCCATGGCGTGGCGGGAGACGACGGCAACTCCTGCCAGGATGAGTGCATGGGCAAGTGCGCCAACTGCAAGGGCAACTTCTTCGAGAACATGGAGGCGAAGCTCTTCTGCAGTATCATCTCCACGCTGATGGCCGGGCCCTTCCGGAGCTGCCACACCATCGTGGATCCCAAGATGTTCCATGACATGTGCATGTACGACTTCTGCATGGGCGAGGGGGCGAAGGAGTACCTGTGCGACTCCCTGCAGGTCTACACCGACGCCTGCCAGCGAGCCGGGATCAAGGTGTACGACTGGAGGAACCTGGCCGGTTGCC CCAAACCCAAATGTCCAGAGAACAGTCACTACGAGAACTGTGGAAACGCCTGCCCCGCCTCCTGCGAGAACCCCAAAGCGCCCTCCAAATGCAAGTTGAGCTGCGTGGAGACCTGCGTCTGTAACCCGGGTTACCTGTTGAGCGGAAACCAGTGTGTGCTCCCTAACCAGTGTGGCTGCATGTATGAGGGTCGCTATGCACAGCCCGGCAAGCCCTTCTGGGGTGACGACAGCTGCACCAAGAGCTGCCAGTGCAACCCGACCAGCGGTAGGGCCGAGTGCCACCGTACGCACTGCCCGTTCGGGAAGCAGTGCGCGGTGGTCGATGGGATCAGAGATTGCTACCCCACCCCCTACGCCATCTGCCGGGCCACCAGCGACTCCCACTTCCTGACCTTTGATGGCCAGCAATACACCTTCCCGGGCACCTGCGTGTACCAGCTGGCTGGTGTCTGTTCCAAAAAGGCCGGCCTGGAGCCCTTTAACGTCTTGGTGCAGAGCGATGTCCCTGACAACAAGGCAGGCTCCGTTCCCAAGCTGGTGGAGGTCAATGTCTACGGTTACTCCATTGTCATCAGCAAGCGgtacaataaaaatactgtGAAG ATAAACAAGGAGATTGTCACCCTCCCAGTAAATCTGCCCGATAAGAAGGTGCTTGTCTACAAGAGCGGCCTGTACGCTGTGATCGAGACCAGCTTCGGGCTGAGGGTGTCCTTCGACTGGGCCGGCGTGGTGATCGTCAACGTCTCCATTGCCTACGAAGGTGCCGTGTGTGGTCTGTGCGGAAACTACAACCACGAGGCCAAGGATGACATGAAGATGAAGGACGGAAAGGAAGCCGCCTCCACCAAGGCACTGGGTCAGAGCTGGCGGGTGGCGGAAATCCCCGGCTGCGTTGATGGCTGCAGGGGTAACTGCCCCGACTGCGACTTCACGCAGCTGAAGCAGTACGAGTCGCTGTGCCACCCGTTGCTTGACCCCAAGGGGCCCTTCAAAAATTGTCACCCCCTGGTGGACCCCAAGAGCTTCTACCAGGACTGCCTGTACGACCTTTGTCTTGAAAACAGCAAAGGCAGGCTGTGCCACATCTTAACTATTTACAACGATCTCTGCCAGGACAAAGGCGCCAAGATTGAAGCATGGCGGAATCCTTCCTTCTGCA AGGACTGCAGCATGATGAAATGTGCGCAGAACGAGGATTGCCAAATGAAGGGTGATGCTCCCACCTGCGTCAAAAAACCACCTGCCCTCAAGATGGGCACCTGCTTGGCCATGGGGGACCCCCACTACCGCACATTCGACGGTCGCTACTTCAACTTCATGGGAAACTGCACCTACACCATGGCCAAGAGTTGCCACACGGACAAGGACCAACCTGCCTTTGAAGTGGAAGCTCAGAACACCCGCCGCGGCAAATCGCCTGTCACCTCCATCAGCAAGGTCATAGTCAAAGTCTACGGCTACGTAATCAGCATTGTCCGTGGCAATGTTGGACTGGTCAGG GTTAACTACGAGGGCTGGGGCCTCCCCATCAGTTTGGATAAGGGCAAAGTGGTGATATCCCAGAGCGGGATGTCCATGTTGCTGGAGACGGACTTCGGCCTGACGGTGCAGTATGACTGGGATCAGTACATGGTGGTGACCGTCCCCGGCAGCTACGCGGGAAAGGTGTGTGGCCTCTGCGGCAACTTCAATGGCAAGCAGGACGACGACCTGGCCACTCCCACCGGCTCCCAGGCTAACGATGTGGTGGCGCTGGGCAAGAGCTGGCGAGTCCATGGCGTGGCGGGAGACGACGGCAACTCCTGCCAGGATGAGTGCACGGGCAAGTGCGCCAACTGCAAGGGCAACTTCTTCGAGAACATGGAGGCGAAGCTCTTCTGCAGTATCATCTCCACGCTGATGGCCGGGCCCTTCCGGAGCTGCCACACCATCGTGGATCCCAAGATGTTCCATGACATGTGCATGTACGACTTCTGCATGGGCGAGGGGGCGAAGGAGTACCTGTGCGACTCCCTGCAGGTCTACACCGACGCCTGCCAGCGAGCCGGGATCAAGGTGTACGACTGGAGGAACCTGGCCGGTTGCC CCAAACCCAAATGTCCAGAGAACAGTCACTACGAGAACTGTGGAAACGCCTGCCCCGCCTCCTGCGAGAACCCCAAAGCGCCCTCCAAATGCAAGTTGAGCTGCGTGGAGACCTGCGTCTGTAACCCGGGTTACCTGTTGAGCGGAAACCAGTGTGTGCTCCCTAACCAGTGTGGCTGCATGTACGAGGGTCGCTATGCACAGCCCGGCAAGCCCTTCTGGGGTGACAACAGCTGCACCAAGAGCTGCCAGTGCAACCCGACCGGCGGTATGGCGGAGTGTCACACTACTAGCTGCCCATCCGGGACGCAGTGCACGGTGGTCGATGGGATCAGAGACTGCCACCCCATCCCCTACGCCACCTGTCTGGCCACCAGCGACTCCCACTTCCTGACCTTCGATGGCCAGCGATACAACTTCACAGGCACCTGCGTGTACCAGCTGGCTGGTGTCTGTTCCAAAAAGGCCGGCCTGGAGCCCTTTGATGTCCTGGTGCAGAACAATGTTCGTGACAGCAGGGCAGGCTCCATTCCCAAGCTGGTGGAGGTCAATGTCTACGGTTACTCCATTGTCATCAGCAAGCGgtacaataaaaacactgtgATG ATAAACGAGGAGATTGTGAACCTGCCAGTAAGTCTGTTCGATAATAAGGTGCTTGTCTACAAGAGCGGTCGATATGCTGTGATCGAGACCAGCTTCGGGCTGAGGGTGTCCTTCGACTGGGCCGGCGTGGTGATCGTCAATGTCCCCAGCGCCTACGAAGGTGCCATGTGTGGTCTGTGCGGAAACTACAACCACGAGGCCAAGGATGACATGAAGATGAAGGACGGAAAGGAAGCCGCCTCCACCAAGGCGCTGGGTCAGAGCTGGCGGGTGGCGGAAATCCCCGGCTGCGTTGATGGCTGCAAGGGTACCTGCCCCAGCTGCGACTTCACGCAGCTGAAGCAGTACGAGTCGCTGTGCTACCCGTTGCTTGACCCCAAGGGGCCCTTCAAAAATTGTCACCCCCTGGCGGACCCCAACGACTTCTACCAGGACTGCCTATACGACCTTTGCGTTGACAGCAGCAATGGCAGGCAGTGCCCCATCTTAGCCGCTTACACCGCCCTCTGCCAGAACATGGGCGCCAAAATTGAAGTATGGCGAACTTCTTCCTTCTGCA GTTACCCGTGTGTCACGCACAGCCGCTATGAGGTCTGCACCAGCAGCTGCCAGGTTAACTGCGCGACCATGGACCCGCCCACTGTCTGCAAATCACAATGCCGGGAAGGGTGCCTCTGCGATGAAGGCTACGTGCTGAGCGGGGAGGACTGCGTGCCTTTGAGAGAATGTGGCTGCAAGCACGACGGCAGGTACTACAAGCTCAACGAGGCCTTCTACACTCCACACTGCGAGCAGGAGTGCACCTGCACAAAGGATGGCaag GTGGACTGTAAAAAGAACACCTGCGGGGCCCACAAGCAGTGCCATAAGAAGAACGGCGCATGGGGCTGCCAGCCCGTCGGCTACTGCAGCATCTACGGCGACCCCCACTACCAGACCTTCGACAACAATAGCTACACCTTCCAGGGCACCTGCACCTACACCGTGGCTCAGTTCCGCAACCCAGATAAAACTGGTCTCCCGCCTTTCTCAGTGGTGGTGGAGAACGAGAGGTGGTATGGTATGGCCGACACCGGCAGCGCCGATGAGTCCACAAAACTGTCCGTCGCCAAGCTAGTGGCTGTGGAGGTGTACGGCTTCACCATAATCCTGCGGAGAAACCAGGTTGGAATGATAATG GTGAATGGAATAATGTACAACCTCCCTTTGAGCCTTGACGATGGGGCGGTGGTAGCCTATCAGAATGGCATGCATGATGTCATCAAAACAAACTTCGGCCTGGAAGTGACCTACGACCTTGTGTACAAAGTCAGTGTCACCGTGCCTGACGACTACAGGGGAAAGACCTCCGGCCTCTGTGGCAACTTCAACGGCAAAAGGGACGACGACTTCCTGCTGCCGAACGGCACCTTGGCGAAGAGCGTCCAGGTCTTCGGGGCGGCGTGGAAGGTGGCTGTTCCGGGCGTCATCTGCGACGACGGCTGCAACGGGGACTTCTGCCCCAAGTGCGACGAGAAGAAGAAGGCCACCTTCGAGAGGGACTGCGCCCTCATCAAGAAAGACTCCGGCCCATTCGCCGCCTGCTACGGCGTCCTCGACCCCAACTCCTACTTCAGGGACTGCGTCtacgacgtgtgcatgtccGGCGGGGACCGTCACGCGCTCTGCGGCAGCATCGAGGCCTACGTGTCCGACTGTCAGAACATGGGGGTGTCGGTCCAGAACTGGAGGTCACCCAACTTCTGTC CGCTGTCCTGCCCGGCCAACAGCCACTATAAGATCTGCGCCGAAACCTGTGCCACTCCCTGCCCCGGCCTGCCTAAAATCAGCTCCTGTCACAGCACCTGTGCTGAAGGGTGCGCCTGCGATGACGGGTACTCCTTCAACGGGACGTCCTGTGTGGAGAAGGACAGGTGCGGCTGCTTCTCGGAAGGACGAACCTACAAG agGGGTGAGTCAGTGATCTCCAAAGACTGCCGAAAGAAATGCACCTGCGCAGCCGACGGCCAGGTGCAGTGCAGCGCGATGTCCTGCGCGAGCGGCGAGAAGTGCCTGGCGAAGGACGGCGTGCTGGGCTGCTACCCCACCCAGTGCATGCTCCAGGCCGGGGGCGTCTTCACCGAGTTCAGCGGGATGGGCGGCATCCTCACCTCCGTGGGGGTCTACGAGCTCGTGTCCGTCTGCCCCCAGGGCACGGAGGCTGAGTGGTTCCGTGTGGTGGTGGACGTCCGCACCTGCGAGCAGTCCTCCCTCCCCGCCATCGTCGCCGTCTACGTTTTCTTCGAGGACCTGTTCGTGTTGGTCAACAAGAACCACGAGACCTGG GTAAACGGAAAGAAGGTGACCCTACCCAAAATGCTGCAGAACGAGATTTCGGTGAAGGTCTCGGACAAGGTGGTGGTCGTCGAGAGGCGGTCGGGACTCCACCTGACCTACAAcgtgaaacaggaagtcagcgTGAGCGTCGGCGCCCACCTGACAGACAAGCTGTGCGGCGCTTGTGGGGAATTCACCGGTGACACCAACCTGTTCTCCATCTTCGGCAAGCCCTCCATCCAAAGCTACATGGACAAGTGGAGAGCACTAGACTTCCCCAGCTG cGGCTTGGCGACAGCTTCAACCAACATTTTGTAA